The candidate division KSB1 bacterium sequence GCAACCCGTCCTCATGTCATCACTATGGGTTGATCGTCATCGTTCGCACACTGTCCGGCGTGATGACAGCCGTGATTTGCAAATTGGTGCCATCGCCGTCGCCATCTTCGACACCAGTGCCGGTAATGGTCAACGTTGTGGCGTTCCCGCCACTCAGGGCATAGCTGCCATTGGCATTGCTGGCGGGAAAATTGAGGTTGGCGAGCGTCACGGTGGCGTAAGTACGGCCGCCACCGCCCATTTGCACCGGCCGGCGATACCAGGCCTGCGCCCGCGAAGCGATGGTCAAAACATCCTGCATGACCGCTTCCTGATTGGCTTGCGCCGAGTTCTGCGCGAACATGTTGATGCCGAGCGTGATCGCCACGCCGACGATGACTGCTGCGAGAATGAGCAAAAGAAGTTGCTGCTGACCCATGATGCAGTGCTCCTGTGATTGGGTTGGTTAACCGAAATCATCCGGCAGGTCCAAACCGTCCGATGATCAGTGAAGGGCTCAACGCTGACCGGCCGGTGTTTTCGTTTATACTGGAAATTGGCGAGAGGTGGAGAAATCTTCATCACTCTCCCCGGCTCAGCCTCCTTTCGCATTCAGGGTTCAGTGCGTCACCTCGAAGGAATCCGGGTAAACATCGACGACGATGCTCCAGTTGCGGTCATTGTACAGCCGGCCGACGATTCTCACACTGCCGGGCACGCAATAGGACAAATTCACCGTACCGAGGGAACTTTCGGGACGGAAATGGATTTTGTCGAACGAAAAATCCGCGAAGGATTTGCCGCCGCCGCCCAGCAGCGCCGGCGTGTGATACCACGCCTGCGCACGGGTGGCGAGATTGGCAACCAGCAGCAGAATTTGATCCCTCTCCGCAGCATCGGCGTCTTCCTGAAAGCGGTTCATGCCGACCACGATCGTGAACGCGGTGACCAGCGCCGCCAGGACCAGAAGCATCAATTGGTGTTGTGCCATGGGATCGCGACTTTGGTTATCGTTTCACGACTATGACGGAGATGGCGCCTTATAGTATAACCACTGCCTTTGGTTTGCAGATTGCCACCGCTCCAGACCGCAACAAAAACGCTCATCAAGGAAGTTCGCCATCACTCCGTCGATGAGCGTTGTTGCAGCAAAAGCGGGAAGCATGGGCCTGCAGAGGGAGGGCTCTGACTGCCGGCGCCATGCTTCACGCTCGACGATCGACCCACATGTTATTCATGCCCTCCTGGCATGAGATTCACTTCCTGTGAGCTTCATCGGACAACCATGTGGGCACACTGGCAAAGTATTCGCTGTCCCTGTCGTATCAAGGTGAGCACCATCATCATGAACGCTTTTTGATTTGACAAATTCCATACCAGGGTTTTGTCCCCGCCATCACTTGTGCCACCGAGCAGCAGGCGCGTTCGCATTATCAAAAAGTTATCCCAATCGAGTCATCATAAGGCGAACCGGCTTCACCAGAAACGCCCCACGCACCGCCAGACAACTGCAAAAATTTTTCGCAGCACTGCGCGTTCTTTTTGCAGAAGATTACAAAACGGATAGTCCGTGCTTACAATTTGGTGAGAATCGCAACAGCCGCTCGCATGGCGGCGAGGCCGTTCGTTTGCGCTGTCTATTCGCGCTTTCCCCGGCGTTGCCAGGCGCGCTTTCATTGTCATTCCGCGGGAATTTGCCTGCCCGTACGGGCACCCGGCAAGATGAAAACGGTCGTGCAGATCTCCTGCCCAATGTCACCAACCTTTTCAAGAAAGTCATGGCAGGAAGGTTTATGTCAGAGAGATATTCAGGCTTCTTACCAAGCGACCACCTGAATGTTGCACGCGGGCTGGCTGTTGCCCGGAAGAAATCACGCGTTCTCCAAACGCCGTCAGTTACCACGAAAATGCCGTAGCGCAGGCTTTCAGCCTGCTGCAGACAAGATGTCTGCGCTACATTTTCATTCCGATGGGTGTCCATACCGACATGGCAAATTCTTCTGTTCGAAGTCAAGCAAGACTTTTTCCTCCCTCGAAAATGGACTCCGACGCCATGGCTTTTTTCGTGGGAGTGCTGCTGGTGCGGGATTTTGGGGATTGATCTTGCCATCGAGGGTTGAATCTCTGCCGTGCGATGAACAGGGCATCCCGAGCAGAGCTACCGGTTGTTCTCGCTCTCATCTCGAGGCAGCGCCAGGAAACAGCTCCCGCGGAGCGAACTGTTTATACCTGAATTTTGCATGCCGGCTTGCTGTGACCTGAAGGAAAATGGCCTGTTCCCAAAACTCCGTAAGGAGTGAACTGTTTGTAGACAGGGCGATCTTGCGGGTCTTTAAACTCCGTCAGGAGTGGCCTGTGGAATTTCCCATGATTCGGCGCGGTTTTTTCGAGGAGAACCAAACAGGTCACTCCTCACGGAGTTTTGGGAAATGCAAGAAGCAGCTTCACGAAAAACAGTCCACTCCTGCCTGAGTTGACCGCACGTTGGCCTGCAAAATTTTTATGCACCACTTCCCGGGTGGTCGGGTGTCGCGATCGAATCGGCGTTCCTCGCGGAGGGGATCAATCTGAATGCAAAATTCAGGTCCCCCACAAATTCCCGGCGGGGGTCCTGGCAATGGCGGTAAAGAAACGTCCGTCTCCGATTCCGACCATCAACGAACTTGGTTTTTTGCCCGGCGTCTGGCATTTTCCCGCGGTGCGCCGGGAAACGCACCTGCATGCAAAACCAGTTGCGGCATTCACCAACCAGTGATCACGCAAGCCGACGCCCAGGGAGGAAGGCAGCATGGTTTTATCCATCATCATCCCGCTCTATAACGAGCGCGCCACCATCGCACAAGTAATCGAACGCGTGCTCGCCGTGCCGTGTGCCAAGCAGATCATCGTCGTGGATGACGGCTCCACGGATGGCAGTGCGGAGATCGTCGCCGCTCTGGCCCGCACGCAGCCGCTGCTGTTGCTGTCGCATCCGCGCAATTTGGGCAAGGGGCAGGCGATCAAAACCGGCCTCACCGCCGCCACCGGCGAGGTGATCATCATTCAAGATGCGGATTTGGAATATCACCCGGAAGATTACCCGGCGGCGCTGGCCCTCATCGAGCAGGGCTGGGCCGACGCGGTGTACGGCTCGCGCTTTCTCGGACCGCACCGCGTGTTTCTCTTCTGGCACTTTGTCGGCAACAGGCTGCTGACGTTGCTGGCGAACGTCATCACCTCCGGCATTCTTTCGGACATGGAAACCGGCTTCAAAGTCATCCGTGCCGCGGTGCTGCGGGATTTGGCAATCCAATCCTGTTCCTTCGACTTCGAAGTCGAGGTGACGATCAAATTGTTCAAATACGGCTATCGTGTTTACGAAATTCCGATCACCTACACCGGCCGTGACTATCATGAGGGCAAGAAGATCACCTGGCGCGACGGGGTGCGCGCGCTGCTGGCGTTGTTGAAATGGGGAGTGCTGGTGCGCCGGCGACGGCAGCAGGCAACGCCGGCGCGCCGAGGCGGCTGAATCACAACTCGAGAGAAAATCACCAGCGGATGGAAACAACCCAGCGGAGAAACCGCCAGGGCGCTCAGTCCAGAAGTGCGTACAACTCGAATGAACCGTTCTCTGGCTCCTGACGCAGCGCCCGAGCGGTGATGTTTTCGCAAGGAAACCAAATCTCTCACAGGTGAGACACCACCCTGCGCCTGCCGGCACGCTTACAGAGAGCTGGCGGCGCAACGACACCATGAGGAATTGAATGCAGTGGGCCTTACGGCTGGGTCAAATCGATTGTCAAGTGCGTGGTATCGCCGGGGATGATGTCAAGCTCCCTGACTTTTATCCCCCAGCGCGGATGCAGGATTTTGACTTGATTGCGGCCGGCAGGCAGCGACACGGCGGCCGGCAGTGGCGTGGTCCCGATGGAATCACCGTTGAGAAAAACCGTGCCCCAGGGAAGGACGTGCAGATCCAGATAGCCGGTTCCAGCCGTGCTGCTGCCGGGCAGCGCGATGGCTGCTTTGATCGGGCGCGCCGGGTTGCTGTCATCAAAATAGTATTCCTTCAGGCCTTTGATGAAGAGCACGCCCGCAAGAAACATGCTGGCGCTCATGATGGCGGCCACGCCCCAGCTCAACGTTGGAATGCGGCGCGGGGTGGGCGCCGGCGCACTGCTGGCCGGCGACAGGATGGCGTTGGACTGCATCACCACCTGAAAGTAGGTATCGGGCGATTCGAGAAAATAGGCGAGGTGATTGCGGTTGGTGTTCAAACCGTACTTCTTTTCGAGGAATTTGAGATCGTCGATCACTGCCGCGGCGCTGCGATAGCGCTGCGCGGGATTTTTGGCCAGCAGCTTCTGGCAGGTGACGATCAACTCGGGTGGCGTTTCCGGCCGCAGCTTCGCGATCGGCACCGGGTCCCAGTTGACCACGTGCAGCAGGGTGGCCGCAACCGTGCGATTGACAAAAGCGACCTCGCCGGTGATGATCTCGTAAAGCACGGCGCCCAGGGAGAACAAATCACTCGCCGGCCCGACCTCCTGACCCAAAATGTATTCCGGCGACATGTAGGCCGGCGTGCCGATGGTGAGGGGATTGGAATCCGCCAGCTCGTGCGCCGATCCCAAATCACCCAGTTTGACCGCGCCGTTCATCGCCAAAAAAATGTTCTGCGGTTTGATGTCCCGGTGCAGCACTTTGTTTTGATGCACGGCGCCGATGGCGGCGGCCAGCTCCTTGGTGAGGTAAATGCACAGATCGAGTGGCAGGCGCTTGTGCTGTTTGATCAACTCGTGCAGGGTGGGACCTTCGATGTATTCCAGCACGATGTAGGGCTGGTCGTCGAGCGCGCCGGCATGCAGCGTGCGCCGCAGGTTGGGGTGGTTGATTCTGGCGCTGATGCGGCTTTCCTGGAGGAACTGTGTGCGCCAGTGCTCCTGCGCCGCGGTTTCGGGCCGCAGCATTTTGATCAACACCACCTGGTTGCAGCGCGCATCCACCGCTTTGAACACGGTGGTGACCGGCCCGTTCTTCAGTTCGGCGAAGATCTGGTAGCCTTCAATTCTTTCCATTTTGCCACTGCTTCTGCTTGTATTGGATCCACCGCCGTGAGACGCCCAGCCGCGAGGCGGCATGCGTCACGTTGCCGCCGGTTTCACGCAGAGTCTGCTCCACCAGCCGGCGCACCAACTGCTCCACGGTCATGCCCGCCGGCACGAGATGACCGTTGGGCTCGGCCAGACGCAGGTCCTCCACGCCAATGAGGGCGCCCTTGGCGTGCACCACGGCGCGCTCGATGGTATTGCGCAACTCACGAATGTTGCCCGGCCAATGGTGGCGGGTCAGGCGGTCGAGCGCCGCCGAGGAAAAGCCGTGAATGTTCTTGCGGTACTTTTCGGTGAACATCTGCAGAAAGTGTTGCGCCAGCAGTGGGATGTCTTCGGTGCGTTCGCGCAGGGGCGGCAGATAAATGTTCATCACGTTGAGGCGGTAGTACAAATCTTCGCGAAAGGAGCCGTCACGGATTTTCTGCTGCAGATCCTTGTTGGTGGCGGTGATGATGCGGACATCGACCTTGCGCACATGGTTCTCGCCCACCCGCTTGATCTCCCCCTCCTGCAGCACGCGCAGCAATTGCGTTTGCAGGGTGAGCGAGATGTCGCCGATCTCGTCGAGGAAGAACGTGCCGGTGTCGGCGGTTTCGAACAGGCCTTTCTTGTCGCTGATCGCGCCGGTGAAGGCGCCTTTCTTGTGGCCGAACAGCTCGCTCTCCAACAGGGACTCCGGCAGGGCGCCGCAAAACAGCGCCACAAACGGCTTCTCGCGGCGGGCGCCATGGTGGTGCAGGGCGCGCGCCACCAGCTCCTTGCCCGTGCCGCTCTCGCCCTGAATCAGCACCGGCGCGTCGGAGTCCAGCAGGCTGTTGATGGTGTCGAAAATCTGCTTCATCTTGTGGCTCT is a genomic window containing:
- a CDS encoding glycosyltransferase family 2 protein gives rise to the protein MVLSIIIPLYNERATIAQVIERVLAVPCAKQIIVVDDGSTDGSAEIVAALARTQPLLLLSHPRNLGKGQAIKTGLTAATGEVIIIQDADLEYHPEDYPAALALIEQGWADAVYGSRFLGPHRVFLFWHFVGNRLLTLLANVITSGILSDMETGFKVIRAAVLRDLAIQSCSFDFEVEVTIKLFKYGYRVYEIPITYTGRDYHEGKKITWRDGVRALLALLKWGVLVRRRRQQATPARRGG
- a CDS encoding protein kinase, which produces MERIEGYQIFAELKNGPVTTVFKAVDARCNQVVLIKMLRPETAAQEHWRTQFLQESRISARINHPNLRRTLHAGALDDQPYIVLEYIEGPTLHELIKQHKRLPLDLCIYLTKELAAAIGAVHQNKVLHRDIKPQNIFLAMNGAVKLGDLGSAHELADSNPLTIGTPAYMSPEYILGQEVGPASDLFSLGAVLYEIITGEVAFVNRTVAATLLHVVNWDPVPIAKLRPETPPELIVTCQKLLAKNPAQRYRSAAAVIDDLKFLEKKYGLNTNRNHLAYFLESPDTYFQVVMQSNAILSPASSAPAPTPRRIPTLSWGVAAIMSASMFLAGVLFIKGLKEYYFDDSNPARPIKAAIALPGSSTAGTGYLDLHVLPWGTVFLNGDSIGTTPLPAAVSLPAGRNQVKILHPRWGIKVRELDIIPGDTTHLTIDLTQP
- a CDS encoding sigma 54-interacting transcriptional regulator → MDNETRQSGEALLDALSRISTVINTLQQLDVLLEKIMDIALETVAAERGFILLNNETGTPVVRIARNITEEKIEDVARISSSVVRQVLQTGEAVLIYDTQSEGAFEDMHSIIMYQIRSIACVPLKIKERRIGAIYLDSINHRSGFTQTSIPFLMTFANQAAIAIENAQLYQQLQEENRQLRKEVQRASGFAGIIGESHKMKQIFDTINSLLDSDAPVLIQGESGTGKELVARALHHHGARREKPFVALFCGALPESLLESELFGHKKGAFTGAISDKKGLFETADTGTFFLDEIGDISLTLQTQLLRVLQEGEIKRVGENHVRKVDVRIITATNKDLQQKIRDGSFREDLYYRLNVMNIYLPPLRERTEDIPLLAQHFLQMFTEKYRKNIHGFSSAALDRLTRHHWPGNIRELRNTIERAVVHAKGALIGVEDLRLAEPNGHLVPAGMTVEQLVRRLVEQTLRETGGNVTHAASRLGVSRRWIQYKQKQWQNGKN